The Malus domestica chromosome 13, GDT2T_hap1 genome includes a window with the following:
- the LOC103452054 gene encoding protein terminal ear1, whose product MEDTSFVRFPGSLDPGAQEFRPSNQNQIPIFGPPQPPPQLLPPSPSPHQVYYPYPPPPISEVVPYAPFSAPAAYVSAGATVCAPLPPPTAAATRAVLLNGVSSDVSEGTVRRELEGFGEVRWVQMERACDGIVTVHFYDLRHAERALREIREQYMQQEDRIRNHYATLSFTTATSPLPPPNFPLPFPPGRGLIAGQAVWAQFVFPALKAVLDGHNQGTIVIFHLDPAVTTSALKDIFQAFGAVKELRETPSKKHQKFIEFFDVRDAARALEEMNGKEINGKSVVIQFSRPGGHSRKFFNAVAHTAPTLLSPHNLFAPLPPAELAVKFSRRSNSFRLAGPQPRLCTSSSQIQFSSTRSNNRSSSSSSSKGMVIIRNNVESKMAGLNLDAIQEKRWSSSSKKMSCGSSQSLEATATSPKQPKSSRGKKGRQAKKLDSKFLIKEDALSESTSGDTRTTVMIKNIPNKYSQKLLLNMLDNHCIHCNEQIISAGDHGGGDDEKQPFSSYDFVYLPIDFNNKCNVGYGFVNMTTPQATWRLYKAFHHQHWEVFNSRKICQVTYARVQGLEALKEHFKNSKFPCDMEHYLPVVFSPPRDGKQLTEPLPIVGLGVQINNKTHSSTTSSSSSISLLLPPPHHHDIDYDAPVSACDTDDDSSQNGGAVADDDDEQDRQLPPT is encoded by the exons ATGGAAGATACCAGCTTTGTACGGTTTCCGGGAAGTCTGGACCCCGGAGCCCAAGAGTTCAGACCCAGTAACCAGAACCAAATACCCATCTTCGGACCTCCACAGCCGCCGCCACAACTGCTACCACCGTCTCCATCTCCCCACCAGGTTTACTATCCCTACCCACCCCCGCCAATCAGCGAAGTTGTACCTTACGCTCCGTTCTCCGCGCCAGCCGCGTACGTTAGTGCGGGGGCTACCGTATGCGCACCGTTGCCGCCTCCGACGGCGGCCGCCACACGGGCAGTGCTTCTGAACGGGGTTTCGAGTGACGTCAGCGAGGGGACTGTGCGGAGGGAGTTGGAGGGGTTCGGGGAGGTGAGGTGGGTGCAGATGGAGAGGGCGTGCGACGGTATCGTGACCGTCCATTTCTACGATCTGAGGCATGCAGAGAGGGCGTTGCGGGAGATTCGGGAGCAGTACATGCAGCAGGAAGACAGGATTCGTAACCACTACGCCACCTTGTCGTTCACGACGGCCACAtcacctctgccgcctcctaaTTTCCCGCTTCCGTTTCCTCCAGGTCGCGGCCTCATCGCGGGGCAGGCCGTGTGGGCCCAGTTCGTCTTTCCGGCCTTGAAAGCCGTCCTGGACGGCCACAATCAGGGCACCATCGTCATTTTCCATTTGGACCCGGCTGTCACCACCTCCGCTCTCAAAGACATATTCCAAGCTTTTG GTGCTGTGAAGGAATTGAGAGAGACGCCATCGAAGAAGCACCAAAAATTCATCGAGTTCTTCGACGTCAGAGACGCGGCGAGAGCTCTCGAGGAGATGAACGGCAAAGAAATCAACGGAAAATCAGTTGTGATTCAATTCAGTCGGCCCGGTGGCCACAGCCGGAAGTTTTTTAATGCGGTGGCTCACACTGCCCCAACTCTACTTTCGCCTCACAATCTCTTTGCACCGCTGCCGCCGGCGGAATTGGCTGTGAAATTCTCTAGACGCTCGAACAGTTTTAGATTGGCGGGGCCGCAGCCTCGTCTGTGTACATCCTCATCGCAAATCCAATTTTCATCGACTAGGAGCAATAATAGATCAAGTAGTTCTAGCAGCAGCAAGGGAATGGTAATTATCAGAAACAATGTTGAATCCAAAATGGCGGGTTTAAATTTGGATGCAATTCAAGAGAAGAGGTGGTCTTCGTCTTCGAAGAAGATGAGTTGCGGGAGCTCGCAGAGCCTTGAAGCCACTGCAACGAGTCCGAAGCAGCCGAAGAGCAGTAGGGGGAAGAAGGGAAGACAAGCGAAGAAGTTAGATTCTAAATTTTTAATCAAAGAAGATGCCTTGTCGGAATCCACCAGCGGAGATACCAGAACCACCGTCATGATCAAGAACATACCCAATAAATACAG TCAGAAGCTGCTGTTGAACATGCTGGACAACCACTGTATCCACTGTAATGAACAGATCATTAGCGCCGGCGATCACGGTGGTGGTGATGATGAAAAGCAGCCTTTCTCCTCCTACGATTTCGTTTATCTTCCCATTGATTTCAA CAACAAGTGCAATGTGGGATATGGATTCGTGAACATGACGACTCCGCAGGCAACGTGGAGGCTGTACAAAGCCTTTCACCATCAACATTGGGAGGTCTTCAATTCCAGGAAAATCTGCCAAGTCACCTACGCTCGAGTTCAG GGATTGGAGGCGTTGAAGGAGCATTTCAAGAACTCGAAGTTCCCGTGCGACATGGAGCACTACCTGCCAGTGGTGTTTTCTCCGCCTCGGGACGGGAAGCAACTGACCGAACCACTTCCCATTGTTGGCCTTGGCGtccaaattaataataaaacccactcctccaccacctcctcctcttcctccattTCTCTCCTGCTCCCGCCACCTCACCATCACGATATTGATTACGACGCGCCTGTGTCCGCGTGTGATACGGACGACGACAGCAGCCAGAACGGCGGCGCCGTGGCTGACGATGATGATGAACAAGATAGACAACTACCACCTACCTAG
- the LOC103452055 gene encoding D-cysteine desulfhydrase 2, mitochondrial, with translation MRMKVECFTSKSAISAAINRGFHSGVVSKGRRIQCVSNLNLSGGDFVSKLLDRRWALPAPDAKIHQIVFSSNKVAEPGKALSDVSFSNITNPSFMMSKNDQEPSFFVVRDDLLHPLINGNKARKLDALIPLVEDHSVTDVVTCGGCQSAHTAAVAVSCSERGLKPHLLLRGEQPEILTGYNLISTVYGSVTYVPRSLYANREKMLKSHADDLAGSSSSVVWFDDILEASLREDDGSQNFLQKDAWRSDRPRKIAIVNEGAGDVVALLGLIRLVQYLSQNHLLGKERPLRFVVDSGTGTTAVGLALGAICLGLPWEVTAVMLADTVDGYKHQEKRLISDFKRHFGSQIDSCFDEMDKGIVHWVERRHPRKFGNVLEGEVEACQHIAQQTGILVDPVYTLAAWEMATILREQEAEGGATVVMIHTGGTLGLFGLAQRYRSYFSNLKTGLSKSRGS, from the exons ATGAGGATGAAAGTTGAATGCTTTACCAGTAAGAGCGCGATTTCGGCAGCAATTAACCGCGGCTTTCACTCCGGCGTCGTTTCGAAAGGCCGTCGGATTCAg TGTGTTTCCAATTTGAATTTGAGTGGTGGAGATTTTGTGTCAAAATTGCTTGATAGAAGATGGGCATTGCCTGCCCCTGATGCCAAAATTCACCAAATAGTGTTTTCTAGCAACAAAGTAGCAGAGCCAGGCAAAGCCTTGTCTGATGTTTCCTTCTCCAACATTACCAACCCATCTTTTATGATGAGCAAGAATGATCAAGAACCGTCTTTTTTTGTTGTGAGGGATGATTTGTTGCATCCTTTGATAAATGGTAATAAGGCGCGAAAGTTGGACGCGCTGATTCCCCTCGTGGAAGATCATTCCGTGACTGATGTG GTCACATGCGGAGGCTGTCAAAGCGCACATACAGCAGCTGTTG CTGTTTCATGTTCAGAGAGAGGACTAAAACCACACTTGCTTCTACGAGGGGAGCAGCCAGAAATACTGACCGGCTATAACTTGATTTCAACAGTGTATGGCAGTGTCACATATGTTCCGAGATCTCTGTATGCCAACAGGGAAAAGATGCTAAAGAGCCATGCTGATGATTTGGCAGGCAGTAGTAGTAGTGTCGTATGGTTTGATGATATTTTGGAGGCTTCTTTGAGAGAAGATGATGGTTCTCAGAATTTTTTGCAAAAGGATGCTTGGAGGAGTGACCGTCCTCGTAAAATTGCAATTGTTAACGAAGGTGCAGGAGATGTTGTAGCATTACTAG GTCTGATTCGCCTAGTGCAGTACTTATCCCAGAATCACTTACTTGGGAAAGAGAGGCCCTTGAGATTTGTTGTAGATTCTGGAACTGGGACAACTGCTGTTGGTTTAGCACTTGGAGCCATATGTTTGGG GCTTCCATGGGAGGTTACCGCAGTGATGCTAGCTGATACAGTTGACGGGTATAAACATCAGGAGAAGCGCTTGATTTCCGATTTCAAGAGGCATTTTGGTTCTCAAATTGACAGCTGCTTCGATGAAATGGATAAAGGAATTGTGCACTGGGTAGAACGTCGCCATCCAAGAAA GTTTGGCAATGTTTTAGAAGGGGAAGTAGAGGCATGCCAACACATTGCACAACAAACCGGTATTTTGGTGGATCCAGTGTATACACTCGCTGCGTGGGAGATGGCAACAATCCTTCGTGAACAGGAAGCAGAAGGAGGTGCAACGGTGGTGATGATTCACACTGGAGGCACTCTAGGCTTGTTTGGATTAGCACAGAGGTACAGATCTTACTTCTCTAACCTCAAAACTGGACTGTCCAAGTCGAGAGGGAGTTGA
- the LOC103452056 gene encoding oxysterol-binding protein-related protein 1D-like, whose protein sequence is MNPLCCIAPVSIDRDRGTPVAAKQSGQCQVASEAPIRNVSYGSKPSYSAQVSSAGTESDRASAAAGHEVEDTISEARDSKVFGGGVCGSLAGILYKWVNYGKGWRSRWFVLEDGVFSYYKVHGPDKILVSQVREKGLRVIGENSLRYMKKANWGSNRLGGPAARPWKPFGEVHLKVSSIRASKSDDKRLSIFTGTKTLHLRCVTREDRATWIEALLGAKDLFPRVFTSNDLVPSEDIVVSTEKLRLRLAQEGIGEPVIKDCESIMLLEVSELQNQLKGLRRKHVMLLESLRQLETEKIELETTVVDETKERESYGQGNGRFSDFYSVLSEGSASDSDADNESQDGADVETDEDEGTYFDTHDILSSEALRSASYRSREGLGNDAQRSASCRSKEGLGNGCIFERDSFFSGRLHGVEEIKTIKYPYVKRRDDLPEPKEKEKHIGLWSIIKDNIGKDLSGVCLPVYFNEPLSSLQKCFEDLEYSNLVDRASEWGKQGNDLMRILNVAAFAVSGYASTEGRQCKPFNPLLGETYEADYPDKGLRFFSEKVSHHPMVVACHCEGRGWKFWAESNLKGKFWGRSIQLDPVGTLSLQFEDGETFQWSKVTTSIYNIILGKIYCDHYGTMRIRGSGNYSCKLKFKEQSIIDRNPHQVHGFVQDNRTGENVAMLVGKWDEAMYYVLGDPTTKPNGYDPMTEAVLLWERDDYVTKTRYNFSPFAISLNELTPGLLEKLPPTDSRLRPDQRHLENGEYELANAEKLRLEQLQRQARKLQERGWQPRWFRKDEEGCYSYVGGYWETREKNWDGIPDIFGQRSDLPSCSGEE, encoded by the exons ATGAACCCGCTGTGCTGCATTGCGCCGGTTTCGATCGATCGGGACCGGGGCACGCCGGTGGCTGCCAAGCAGTCGGGTCAGTGCCAGGTAGCCTCGGAGGCTCCGATCCGGAACGTCAGCTACGGCTCGAAGCCGAGCTACTCGGCTCAGGTCTCGTCGGCCGGGACCGAATCGGACAGGGCTTCCGCCGCCGCGGGCCACGAGGTTGAGGATACGATCAGCGAAGCTAGGGATTCGAAGGTGTTTGGCGGCGGCGTGTGCGGCAGCTTGGCTGGGATTTTGTACAAGTGGGTGAACTACGGGAAGGGGTGGCGGTCGCGGTGGTTTGTGCTCGAAGACGGCGTGTTTTCGTACTACAAGGTTCATGGACCGGACAAGATTTTGGTTAGCCAGGTGAGAGAGAAGGGATTGAGGGTGATCGGAGAGAACTCGCTGAGGTACATGAAGAAGGCGAATTGGGGCAGTAATCGGCTCGGAGGTCCGGCGGCGAGGCCGTGGAAGCCTTTCGGAGAAGTGCATTTGAAG GTCTCTTCAATTCGTGCCAGCAAATCAGATGATAAACGGCTTTCCATATTCACAGGAACTAAAACTCTTCATTTGCGGTGTGTGACCAGAGAGGACCGAGCTACATGGATCGAGGCACTGCTGGGTGCTAAAGATCTTTTCCCTAGAGTGTTTACGAGCAATGATTTGGTACCTTCGGAAGATATAGTTGTTTCAACAGAGAAGCTAAGACTAAGATTAGCACAGGAGGGAATTGGTGAGCCGGTGATCAAAGACTGCGAGTCAATTATGCTCTTAGAAGTGTCAGAGCTTCAAAATCAGTTGAAGGGTCTTCGGCGTAAACATGTGATGCTGTTGGAGTCATTGAGGCAATTAGAG ACAGAAAAAATAGAGCTGGAAACTACAGTAGTGGATGAAACAAAGGAGCGTGAGTCATATGGACAGGGGAATGGGAGATTTAGTG ATTTCTACTCCGTCTTATCTGAGGGCAGTGCAAGTGATTCCGATGCAGATAACGAAAGTCAAGATGGGGCAGATGTTGAAACAGACGAAGATGAAGGAACATATTTCGATACACATGACATTTTGTCTTCAGAAGCTCTAAGAAGTGCTTCCTATCGGAGTAGAGAAGGCTTGGGAAATG ATGCTCAAAGAAGTGCTTCCTGTCGGAGCAAGGAAGGTTTGGGAAATGGTTGTATATTTGAAAGAGATTCTTTCTTTTCTGGTCGATTGCATGGAGTTGAGGAGATCAAGACAATTAAATATCCATATGTGAAAAGGAGGGATGATTTGCCAGAAcccaaggagaaagagaagcaTATTGGCTTGTGGTCGATTATCAAGGATAATATTGGGAAGGACTTGTCTGGAGTTTGTCTTcctgtttattttaatgaacCACTCTCATCGTTGCAAAAGTGCTTTGAAGATCTCGAATATTCAAACTTGGTTGATCGAGCATCAGAATGGGGAAAGCAG GGGAATGATTTAATGAGAATTCTAAACGTTGCAGCTTTTGCTGTATCTGGCTATGCATCAACAGAAGGTCGGCAGTGCAAACCCTTTAATCCTCTCCTCGGGGAGACCTATGAGGCTGACTATCCAGATAAAGGACTTCGTTTTTTCTCTGAAAAG GTGAGTCACCACCCAATGGTTGTTGCTTGTCATTGTGAAGGAAGAGGTTGGAAATTCTGGGCGGAATCCAATCTCAAAGGCAAGTTTTGGGGGCGTTCTATTCAGCTTGATCCTGTGGGTACCCTTTCCTTGCAGTTTGAGGACGGGGAGACATTTCAGTGGAGCAAGGTCACTACCTCTATATACAATATCATACTAGGAAAAATTTATTGTGACCACTACGGCACCATGCGCATCAGGGGCAGTGGCAATTATTCCTGCAAGCTGAAGTTCAAGGAGCAGTCTATCATAGACCGAAATCCACATCAG GTTCATGGATTTGTTCAAGACAATAGAACTGGAGAGAATGTAGCAATGTTGGTGGGTAAGTGGGACGAGGCAATGTACTATGTGCTGGGAGATCCAACTACAAAACCAAATGGTTATGATCCAATGACAGAGGCTGTGCTTCTCTGGGAAAGAGATGACTATGTTACCAAGACAAGATACAATTTCTCCCCTTTTGCAATTTCCCTTAATGAACTGACACCTGGCTTATTGGAGAAGTTACCGCCGACGGACTCAAGGCTAAGGCCAGATCAAAGGCATTTGGAGAATGGTGAATATGAATTGGCAAATGCAGAGAAGCTAAGACTTGAACAGCTTCAAAGACAG GCAAGAAAGTTGCAAGAGAGAGGGTGGCAGCCAAGATGGTTTCGGAAAGACGAGGAGGGTTGTTATAGTTATGTGGGAGGGTATTGGGAAACTAGGGAGAAGAACTGGGATGGAATTCCTGATATTTTTGGCCAGCGTAGCGATTTGCCTTCGTGTTCTGGTGAAGAGTAA
- the LOC139190768 gene encoding uncharacterized protein, with the protein MTNISMSPFTNEIERTDPPREFTMPHFILYKRDEDPDRHLKHYCSTMILYRNNDALMCKIFATTLQGEAQDWFHTLLPQSIRSFNELSFVFTKEYSSNRSIKRTSNHLFSIVKDHWETIRDYVKRFKAEKAKIVGCNEDIPTTAFKNGLPTEHPLFGKLIMREELTLANLYALAKKHVLWDEAKQSNKN; encoded by the coding sequence ATGACTAACATAAGCATGTCACCATTCACGAATGAGATCGAGCGGACAGATCCACCTCGCGAGTTCACTATGCCTCACTTCATTCTGTACAAGAGAGACGAAGATCCAGATCGACATCTCAAGCACTACTGCAGTACAATGATCCTCTACAGGAACAACGATGCTCTTATGTGcaaaatttttgccacaactctACAAGGCGAAGCGCAAGACTGGTTTCACACTCTACTGCCGCAATCGATCCGGAGTTTCAACgaactttcctttgttttcactAAGGAGTATTCGTCTAATCGCTCAATCAAAAGGACATCTAACCATCTCTTCAGCATCGTAAAAGACCATTGGGAGACAATTCGCGACTATGTCAAGAGATTCAAAGCGGAGAAGGCCAAGATTGTTGGTTGTAACGAAGACATACCAACAACAGCATTCAAAAATGGACTTCCTACTGAACATCCtttattcggaaaattgatcatgagaGAAGAACTTACCCTAGCAAATTTGTATGCTTTGGCAAAAAAACATGTACTATGGGACGAGGCCAAGCAGTCTAACAAAAACTAG
- the LOC103452057 gene encoding actin-related protein 3 — translation MDPASRPAVVIDNGSGYTKMGFAGNVEPCYIVPTVVALNESFLNPSRTSSKAGWVAQHNAGVMADLDFFIGDEALERSRSSTTYNLSYPIRQGQVENWDSMERFWQQCIFNYLRCDPEDHYFLLTESPLTAPESREYTGEIMFETFNVPGLYIAVNSVLALAAGYTTSKCEMTGVVVDVGDGATHIVPVAEGYVIGSSIKSVPIAGKDVTLFVQQLMRERGENVPQEDSFDVARRVKEMYCYTSSDIVKEFNKHDKEPSKYIKQWRGIKPKTGAPYSCDIGYERFLGPEVFFNPEIYSTDFTTPLPVVIDKCIQSAPIDTRRSLYKNIVLSGGSTMFKDFHRRLQRDIKKIVDARLLASEARVGGEVKSQPVEVNVVSHPIQRFAVWFGGSVLASTPEFFAACHTKEEYEEYGASICRTNPVFKGMY, via the exons ATGGACCCGGCCTCTCGCCCAGCTGTAGTCATCGACAATGGAAGTGG GTATACTAAGATGGGTTTCGCTGGAAATGTCGAGCCGTGTTACATTGTTCCGACTGTAGTTGCCTTAAATGAATCGTTTTTGAACCCGTCCAGAACCTCCTCCAAGGCTGGCTGGGTAGCGCAGCACAATGCTGGCGTGATGGCTGATCTTGATTTCTTTATAGGGGATGAGGCGCTGGAAAGATCTCGATCTAGTACGACTTACAATCTGAGCTATCCCATTCGACAGGGCCAGGTCGAGAATTGGGATTCAATGGAGCGGTTCTGGCAGCAATGTATATTTAACTACTTGCGTTGTGATCCTGAAGaccattattttcttttaactGAGAGTCCGCTTACTGCCCCGGAGAGCCGGGAGTATACGGGCGAAATCATGTTCGAAACTTTCAATGTTCCTGGCCTTTACATTGCCGTGAATTCAGTACTTGCTCTTGCAGCTGGTTACACTACCTCTAAG TGTGAGATGACAGGGGTTGTAGTGGATGTTGGAGATGGGGCAACTCACATTGTACCTGTTGCAGAAGGTTATGTTATTGGGAGCAGCATCAAGTCGGTTCCTATTGCCGGGAAAGATGTCACTCTATTCGTCCAGCAGCTTATGCGG GAAAGAGGCGAGAATGTGCCACAAGAAGACTCTTTTGACGTAGCTCGCAGAGTGAAGGAAATGTATTGCTATACTAGTTCTGACATAGTCAAG GAGTTTAATAAGCACGACAAAGAACCCTCCAAGTATATTAAGCAATGGAGAGGCATTAAGCCAAAGACAGGGGCGCCCTACTCTTGTGACATTGGCTATGAACGATTTCTGGGTCCAGAG GTTTTCTTCAATCCTGAGATTTATAGCACAGACTTCACCACTCCCTTACCAGTTGTAATTGACAAGTGTATTCAGTCTGCTCCAATTGACACCAGGAGGTCTTTGTATAAG AATATAGTGTTGTCTGGAGGTTCAACCATGTTCAAGGACTTCCATAGGAGGTTGCAACGGGATATAAAGAAGATTGTTGATGCCCGGCTTCTTGCATCTGAAGCTCGAGTTGGCGGTGAAGTAAAA TCACAGCCAGTGGAAGTGAATGTAGTTAGTCATCCCATCCAGAGATTTGCAGTTTGGTTTGGAGGCTCTGTACTTGCATCCACACCTGAATTCTTTGCG GCTTGCCATACAAAAGAAGAGTACGAGGAATACGGCGCAAGCATATGCAGAACAAATCCTGTTTTCAAGGGGATGTATTGA